A window of the Bacteroidota bacterium genome harbors these coding sequences:
- the ndk gene encoding nucleoside-diphosphate kinase — translation MERTLAILKPDCVRRNLIGEVIRRIQEAGFRIVAMKMVRLSKPVAEGFYAVHRGRPFFEELTRFMSSGPCVPMVLERENAIEAFRTLIGATDPAKAEPGTIRGDLATSVGENLVHGSDSPKSAQIEIAYFFSEAELAGMWA, via the coding sequence ATAGAGCGCACCCTAGCCATCCTGAAGCCGGATTGCGTGCGGCGCAACCTGATCGGGGAGGTAATACGACGCATCCAAGAGGCGGGTTTTCGGATCGTAGCCATGAAAATGGTACGCCTAAGCAAGCCCGTAGCGGAGGGCTTCTACGCCGTGCATCGGGGGCGGCCGTTTTTTGAGGAGCTCACGCGCTTCATGTCCAGCGGCCCCTGCGTGCCCATGGTCTTGGAGCGCGAAAACGCCATCGAGGCCTTCCGAACCCTAATCGGGGCCACGGACCCGGCCAAGGCCGAGCCGGGCACGATACGGGGCGATCTGGCCACAAGTGTCGGAGAAAACCTCGTACACGGATCGGATTCTCCGAAAAGCGCGCAAATCGAGATCGCCTACTTCTTCTCCGAAGCCGAACTAGCGGGCATGTGGGCCTAG
- the lspA gene encoding signal peptidase II, which yields MMRSWLLERVQPALGPDENPMRVLWLSLGIVLADQLIKWLVRSQMYLGQSIEVLGPIFRLTYTENPGIAFGLRIGDGLWVTFMAIAATLGIGLYLYRVRHARLGYRLALASILGGAVGNLVDRIFYAKWFGYGDYFQGRVVDYLHIDLWRGEVLGHYVALWPIFNLADVAIVTGVVTIFVFQKRFFEPHPAQESASRVSS from the coding sequence ATGATGCGCTCCTGGTTGCTGGAACGCGTACAACCGGCCTTAGGTCCAGATGAAAACCCCATGCGCGTGCTGTGGCTAAGCCTCGGAATCGTGCTTGCGGACCAATTGATCAAGTGGCTGGTCCGCTCCCAGATGTACCTGGGTCAATCGATCGAGGTGCTGGGGCCGATCTTTCGGCTCACCTACACGGAGAACCCCGGAATCGCCTTCGGCTTGCGCATCGGGGACGGCCTCTGGGTGACGTTCATGGCCATCGCAGCCACGCTGGGGATCGGCCTCTACCTTTACCGGGTCCGGCATGCCCGGCTGGGTTATCGCCTGGCTTTGGCTTCTATTTTAGGCGGGGCGGTCGGCAACCTGGTCGATCGCATCTTCTACGCCAAGTGGTTCGGCTATGGCGACTATTTTCAAGGTCGCGTGGTCGATTACCTGCACATCGACCTATGGCGTGGGGAGGTTCTGGGCCACTACGTGGCCCTATGGCCGATCTTCAACCTGGCCGATGTGGCCATCGTAACGGGTGTGGTGACGATTTTCGTTTTCCAGAAGCGTTTTTTTGAACCCCACCCCGCTCAGGAGTCGGCCTCCAGGGTCTCTTCCTAA
- a CDS encoding TraR/DksA C4-type zinc finger protein has product MNQQSAPRYSPQELAYFKELILRKKAQIREDLDLMRHAVLEDTELGEVDSVYSYHMADAGTDAMEREKNYLFIARAEKFLRYLDAALERIERGTYGICRECGRLIEKGRLEAVPHTQICIECKRRQQGG; this is encoded by the coding sequence ATGAACCAACAGAGCGCGCCCCGTTATTCTCCCCAGGAGCTCGCCTATTTTAAGGAGCTCATCTTGCGCAAGAAAGCTCAGATTCGGGAGGATCTAGACCTCATGCGCCATGCGGTGCTGGAGGATACGGAGCTAGGCGAGGTGGACTCCGTCTACTCCTACCATATGGCCGACGCCGGCACCGATGCTATGGAGCGGGAGAAAAACTACCTGTTTATCGCGCGGGCCGAGAAGTTTCTGCGCTACTTGGATGCGGCCTTGGAGCGCATCGAACGTGGCACCTACGGAATCTGCCGCGAATGCGGCCGGCTTATCGAAAAGGGCCGTCTAGAGGCCGTGCCCCATACGCAGATCTGCATCGAGTGCAAAAGACGCCAGCAAGGTGGATGA